The Sander vitreus isolate 19-12246 chromosome 10, sanVit1, whole genome shotgun sequence genome contains the following window.
CCCTGTCATTCATCCCTGAAACTAGTCAACCATTACACATCTCCCTTTCATTTGCTGTCAGTAAGGTTCATTTTAAGTTAAATGCAAATGTTGCTCAAACAGCAGTCTTTTCCCCTAGGTATTTACACTGAATCATCAGCGAAGTCAAGCCCACAGACTGTGTGGCTGAGAATTCAGCGTGTTTCATTTCCTATTCCCCAGTAGTGATTTCCATTTCCCTTTTAAATGTGTAGTAAATATCTATGTTTgcatttcttcctctttctagGTTAAATTGACCCTGGTCTGCCACGTGGTGTGGAGGCCTTGCTGGGTGGGAGGAAACATGATGAGTGGGAAGAGCCTGCTCCTGAAGGTGATCCTGCTGGGTGACGGTGGAGTGGGCAAGTCCTCCCTAATGAACCGCTATGTTACAGACCGCTTTGACTCCCAGTCCTTTCACACCATCGGCGTGGAGTTCTTAAACCGGGACCTGGAGGTGGATGGGCGCTTGGTCACTCTTCAGATCTGGGACACAGCAGGCCAGGAGCGCTTTAAGTCCCTGCGCACACCTTTCTACCGAGGCGCCGACTGTTGCCTGCTCACATTTGCTGTAAACGACCTGCAAAGCTTCCAGAATCTCGGCTGCTGGAAGAAGGAGTTCATGTACTACTCGGATGTGAAAGACCCTGAGCGGTTCCCTTTTGTGGTGCTGGGCAATAAGGTAGACATGGAGCGGAGGGAGGTGGGCGAGGACGAAGCACGGGCCTGGTGTGAAGAGAACGGCTGCTGCCCTTACTTTGAGACCAGTGCTAAGGATGACACTAATGTCACAGCTGCATTCGAGGCAGCTGTCAGGGAGGTTCTGGCTGCTGAGGACCAGATTGACCATGCACTACTAAGTAGTACTATCGATCTCCATGGCAACCGCAAAACCTCTCGCACGTCTtgctgctgattggtcaggTGTGAATCCACCTTGTCTTAATTTATTTGTCTGAAACCTGCCCATGGCAGTTTTGAGAGTCAGTCAGATATTGTTAATGgtacacatactgtaggtaCAAGGTATTGAGTACAGTATCCCCTAAACATAATGTGGATAAAATGCAGCTGCCCTGAGGAGGGCTGTGTCAATGATTCAGCTGAATTATTTCTCTAACCAAGGTACAGGCACACTGTAACAAGCATACTCATCCTTTGTACTATGTCTGCTTTCAGTAGTGttgcacaaacacattttcaccCAGTGTCAGCTTTGTCTGCCTATGCAGGAGTTGTATCAAATTGTGCTTTCAgagcatttattttaattcaaaTGATGTTAAATAATACAGTGGAGAGCATATACCAGACCTCTCTTGAAGAGCACACTCTACACAAGAGCACACTTTGGCACATCAACATACCATTGTTCTTGGTACTGCTCAACAGTCCGTCCATGAGCGTATTTTCCTGGGTTTTAAATGGACTTTGAATACAACATCACATGTTCTTGTTATCAGATCCTTCAGCAAAAGTGGAGCGCTAATGTATTTTCTGGACACAATCCAGGCAGATATTATGCACAAGAAGCCCCAACATCAGTATGATGACCAATATGATTTGAGGTACGAGGAACTTAAAatactgctgctgctttaaAAAGCAGGATGACCGTGTTTGTCTTCAATGGGAAGGGACCTTTAAACTTTCATTTTGCAGCTCTAACTATAAGCATTGGGTACGTGCTAATGTGGTGCTCTTATTCATTTGTCTATTATATGTATTACCACTGCACTACTGTGTAGCTGGATGTGGCAGGTGTACGAGCTAGGCATTATTAGATCACTTTTATTTCCCATGATTTAAGTACATGGGCCTGTTTCAGTGTTTCTCGAAGTTAAAACATAATACTgcttttgctgctgctgttgataAACCgctgtttatttttctgtgaaGCACATTTCTATcttcagatgtgttttttttgtttgtgtttttttacagaCGTGTGATATTCTGTTCGATCAAGGGCTGATTTCGGTCTGTTTTCCTGATGTATAGAGGAGGTTGTAATTATCAGAATCAACAATCATTTTCATAATTATGGCATGTTTGTAATTTCGTGCCTGCCTTGTTGATTGCGTGTCTGACCTCAACATTCCAGTCCTAACCTATTCTGAAGGTCTCCTGTGCTTTCCTGATATattagtcaagtcaagtcaatttatttatacagcacatttaaaaccaacctaggctgaaaaagttatattatgttataaaaacaaagacaatacaaatatagacacaatgaacatcatacaaacaaaacacttctatacaaatgtccctaaactaaatcatacgccaatgaataaaaatgtcttttaagaCGAGACTTAAAGATCTCAGCAGTAGCGGAGGACCTAATATGAAtgggaagtttgttccagagtctTGGGGCCACAACGGAGAAGGCACGATCACTCTTTGTTTTCATCTGAGACTGTGGAATAGCTAAAAGGAACTAATTAGACGATCTTAGGTTCCTGGAGGAGTGATGTAGGGTAAGAAGATCAGCTATATATCAAGGGGCCAATGAAACCTAGATTTCTGGCAAAAGGGCGCACACTTGAGGCTAAGGCCTCTTTCACACTGGAtgagtggcgtgagcgtggcgtttctgttgcatgtcagttgcgtggcggctgcttggtgttttctatgtcttcacaccagaaacgtgtctgacgcggtgctgctgctgctagccttgtctgtacacatgtatgtttcccattgataaaatgcactcaagcagtagcaTACATCAtgttaaagataaatatatactgatttgattacagcaaagacgttGTCGGCAGTATTTacagcaaaataggctacagaatatatagttctgtattgacaggtgcaatatttgaaaatcgattattatttttttaaattacatttatatctgcatttatgtcaaaacatagagactttcaaacatcaaaatgtaatttattaatatgtacagtggggagaacaagtatttgatacactgccgattatcataggtacacttcaactgtgagagacggaatctaaaacaaaaatccagaaaatcacattgtatgatttttaaataattaattagcattttatcaTGAcctaagtatttgatcacctaccaaccagtaagactTGCGAcactcacagacctgttagtttttctttaagaagccctcctgttctccactcattacctgtattaactgcacctgtttgaacttgttatctgtataaaagacacctgtccacacactcaatcaaacagactccaacctctctccacaatggccaagaccagagagttgtgtaaggacatcagggataaaattgtagacctacacaaggctgggatgggctacaggacaataggcaagcagctcggtgagaaggcaacaactgttggtgcaattattagaaaatggaagaagttcaacaTGACGGTCAagctccctcggtctggggctctatgcaagatctcaccttgtggggcatcaatgatcatgaggaaggtgagggatcagcccagaactacacggcaggacctggtcaatgacctgaggagagctgggaccacagtctcaaagaaaaccattagtaacacactatgccgtcatggattaaaatcctgcagcgcacgcaaggtccccctgctcaagccagcgcatgtccaggcccgtctgaagttttccaatgaccatctggatgatccagaggaggaatgggagaaggtcatgtggtctgatgagacaaaaatagagctttttggtctaaactccactcgccgtgtttggaggaagaagaaggatgagtacaaccccaagaacaccatcccaaccgtg
Protein-coding sequences here:
- the rab9b gene encoding ras-related protein Rab-9B, giving the protein MMSGKSLLLKVILLGDGGVGKSSLMNRYVTDRFDSQSFHTIGVEFLNRDLEVDGRLVTLQIWDTAGQERFKSLRTPFYRGADCCLLTFAVNDLQSFQNLGCWKKEFMYYSDVKDPERFPFVVLGNKVDMERREVGEDEARAWCEENGCCPYFETSAKDDTNVTAAFEAAVREVLAAEDQIDHALLSSTIDLHGNRKTSRTSCC